In Flavobacterium cerinum, one genomic interval encodes:
- a CDS encoding MvdC/MvdD family ATP grasp protein: protein MEKVLIITHTQDNECINIVSDKIRKHGGEPIRFNVDEYPLKYSLSSCFENGEWKIYLDYEGANRVALHELAGLWYRRSFNLGGNLATVLEREYLGSVYGEIRATFFGFLESLPCFQIGKYSKYRRLDSKEEQMRIADFLGMKVPETCITNSPEEAKRFFRDHPNGVVTKMQSSFAIERDGVENVVFTNLIKEEDLDNIETLQYCPMQFQEKLDKKVELRITIVGDEIYAFEIDSQKLDNAKLDWRREGIELLSDWKPYELPADLRDKLLQMMDMYEVNYGAIDIIVTPDDNYYFLEINAAGEFFWLDRLLPDNPISDQIAKVLLGKANRRYTPVFDKTNVSSLI, encoded by the coding sequence ATGGAAAAAGTACTAATTATTACGCATACTCAGGATAATGAATGTATCAATATCGTATCAGATAAAATTAGAAAACATGGTGGGGAACCCATTCGCTTTAATGTTGATGAATATCCGCTTAAATATAGTTTAAGCAGCTGTTTTGAAAACGGAGAATGGAAAATATATCTTGATTATGAGGGCGCAAATCGAGTAGCGCTTCATGAACTGGCAGGATTATGGTACAGACGTAGCTTTAATTTAGGAGGAAATCTGGCTACTGTGTTGGAGAGAGAATATTTGGGAAGTGTATACGGTGAAATTCGTGCTACTTTTTTCGGGTTTTTAGAAAGTTTACCTTGTTTTCAGATCGGGAAATACAGTAAATACAGACGCTTGGACAGTAAGGAAGAACAAATGCGTATCGCCGATTTCTTAGGAATGAAAGTACCGGAAACCTGTATTACCAATAGTCCTGAAGAGGCAAAACGTTTTTTTAGGGATCATCCGAACGGCGTGGTTACCAAAATGCAAAGTTCTTTTGCAATTGAAAGAGACGGAGTTGAAAATGTTGTGTTTACCAATCTTATTAAAGAAGAGGATTTGGATAACATTGAAACATTACAATATTGTCCGATGCAATTCCAGGAAAAGCTGGATAAAAAAGTAGAATTGCGTATTACAATCGTAGGAGATGAGATTTATGCTTTTGAAATCGACTCTCAAAAACTGGACAATGCTAAATTAGACTGGCGCCGGGAAGGAATCGAATTATTAAGTGATTGGAAACCGTATGAATTACCTGCCGACTTACGTGATAAGTTATTGCAGATGATGGATATGTATGAGGTAAATTACGGAGCGATCGATATTATTGTAACGCCGGATGATAACTATTATTTTCTGGAAATTAATGCTGCCGGAGAGTTTTTCTGGTTGGATAGATTGTTACCGGACAACCCGATTTCTGATCAGATTGCAAAGGTTTTGTTAGGAAAAGCGAATCGTAGATATACACCTGTTTTTGATAAAACTAACGTGAGTAGTTTAATATAA
- a CDS encoding GreA/GreB family elongation factor, translating into MKPIPVLSLTDYQVLRELTKSSQTSTSKKEIMQLSQELDRAIVNKDGILDDNIVRINSFVEIEDTKAKQRMKIQIVLPALSNIKEGKVSVIAPLSIALIGFKENDEVDWEMPAGVKSLRIISVSNPVEE; encoded by the coding sequence ATGAAACCAATACCCGTATTATCATTGACCGATTATCAAGTGCTGCGCGAGTTGACTAAAAGCAGTCAGACCAGCACCAGTAAAAAAGAAATAATGCAATTGTCGCAGGAATTGGATCGTGCGATTGTAAACAAAGACGGAATTCTGGATGACAATATTGTTCGTATCAATTCTTTTGTAGAAATTGAAGATACCAAAGCCAAACAACGTATGAAAATCCAGATTGTTTTACCGGCACTTTCCAACATTAAAGAAGGAAAAGTATCCGTAATTGCACCTTTGAGCATTGCATTAATCGGATTTAAGGAAAACGATGAAGTGGATTGGGAAATGCCTGCCGGCGTAAAGTCACTTCGTATCATTTCCGTTTCCAATCCGGTTGAAGAATAA
- a CDS encoding FMN-binding glutamate synthase family protein: protein MTSKKFFASLVARQIIWFVAITALIAGLYFVQFHGLAWEILLFPIALMIIIAVDTFQPRHSIRRNYPLIGRMRYLFESVRPEFRQYFFEGELDGKPFNRRQRSIVYQRAKNEKQTISFGMQDDPNRIGYEWAAHSVYPKKADEATFRITIGNTQCLQPYSASILNISAMSYGALSKTAVTSLNKGAKMGGFAHNTGEGGISDYHLQGGDLIWQIGTGYFGCRNQDGTFSDQLFAERAAYPEVKMIELKLSQGAKPGHGGLLPAEKNTPEIARIRSIEPYTTVHSPSAHTAFSNAMELMYFINQLRQLSNGKPVGFKICIGRQDEFVTIVEAMMETRIFPDFITVDGAEGGTGAAPLEFIDYMGMALSDALVFVSATLRQYGIREQIKILAAGKVISAFDMAKALALGADACYSARGMMFSLGCIQALQCDSGKCPVGIATQDKALYKGIDITDKSVRVANFHKNTMKALGEFIGACGFEHPKNITPNVFYRRTSGNTNHSFAELYFKEKEINTKKEISNF from the coding sequence ATGACATCTAAAAAGTTTTTTGCATCCCTGGTTGCACGTCAAATTATTTGGTTTGTAGCGATTACCGCATTAATCGCAGGTTTGTATTTTGTTCAATTTCATGGTCTGGCCTGGGAAATTTTATTATTCCCGATAGCACTGATGATCATTATTGCTGTCGACACCTTCCAGCCTCGCCATTCCATTCGTCGTAACTATCCGCTTATCGGTCGGATGCGTTATCTTTTTGAATCGGTGCGTCCCGAATTCCGACAATACTTTTTTGAAGGAGAACTAGACGGAAAACCGTTTAACCGCAGACAACGTTCGATTGTATATCAGCGGGCAAAAAATGAAAAACAAACGATTTCATTCGGAATGCAGGATGATCCGAACCGTATCGGCTATGAATGGGCTGCTCATTCCGTTTACCCGAAAAAGGCTGATGAAGCTACATTTCGTATCACAATCGGAAATACACAATGTTTACAACCCTATAGCGCCAGTATTCTAAACATCAGCGCCATGAGTTACGGAGCATTGAGTAAAACAGCCGTTACTTCTTTAAACAAAGGAGCTAAAATGGGTGGTTTTGCACACAATACCGGTGAAGGAGGTATTAGTGATTATCATTTACAAGGAGGAGATCTGATCTGGCAAATCGGTACCGGATATTTCGGTTGTCGTAATCAGGACGGAACATTTTCTGATCAATTATTTGCAGAAAGAGCCGCCTATCCGGAAGTAAAAATGATCGAATTAAAATTATCACAAGGAGCCAAACCCGGACACGGAGGATTATTACCGGCGGAGAAAAACACACCGGAAATTGCCCGAATCCGAAGTATTGAACCGTATACAACCGTACATTCACCGTCTGCTCATACTGCATTTTCTAATGCAATGGAGTTAATGTATTTTATCAATCAGCTACGCCAACTTTCGAACGGAAAGCCGGTTGGATTTAAAATCTGTATCGGACGTCAGGACGAATTTGTAACGATAGTTGAAGCCATGATGGAAACCCGGATTTTCCCTGACTTTATTACTGTCGATGGTGCGGAGGGCGGAACCGGAGCCGCTCCGTTAGAATTTATCGACTATATGGGTATGGCCCTTTCGGATGCATTAGTATTTGTTAGCGCTACATTGCGTCAATATGGTATTCGTGAACAAATTAAAATTCTGGCTGCCGGAAAAGTGATTTCCGCTTTTGACATGGCAAAAGCCTTGGCTTTAGGTGCCGACGCGTGTTATAGTGCACGTGGTATGATGTTTTCTCTGGGTTGTATCCAGGCTTTACAATGCGACAGCGGTAAATGTCCGGTCGGAATTGCTACACAGGATAAAGCGTTATATAAAGGAATTGATATTACTGATAAAAGTGTTCGTGTCGCTAACTTCCATAAAAATACGATGAAAGCACTGGGCGAATTTATAGGAGCATGCGGATTTGAACATCCGAAAAACATTACTCCAAATGTATTTTATCGCAGAACTTCAGGAAATACCAATCATAGTTTTGCCGAGTTATATTTTAAAGAGAAAGAAATCAATACTAAAAAGGAAATATCTAATTTTTAA
- a CDS encoding thioredoxin family protein — protein MARTPSNMLPLGTIAPEFYLKDTNSSDTFYSFSDLKGEKGTVVMFICNHCPFVHHVIEEVVRIANDYRVQGIGFIAISSNDVVNYPQDAPELMTEFAFENRFEFPYLYDETQQVAKNYDAACTPDFYLFDNLNKLVYRGQLDDSRPGNGIPLSGSDLRGAIDGVVYNRGINPDQKPSLGCNIKWK, from the coding sequence ATGGCTCGTACACCGTCAAACATGTTACCGTTAGGTACAATTGCTCCTGAATTTTATCTGAAAGACACCAATTCATCGGATACTTTTTATTCTTTTTCCGATTTAAAAGGAGAAAAAGGAACGGTCGTTATGTTTATCTGTAATCATTGCCCTTTTGTACATCATGTAATTGAAGAAGTGGTGCGAATTGCTAACGATTATCGTGTTCAGGGAATCGGTTTTATTGCTATTTCGAGTAATGATGTTGTTAATTATCCGCAGGATGCTCCGGAATTAATGACCGAATTTGCTTTTGAAAACAGATTTGAATTTCCTTATTTGTATGATGAGACACAACAAGTTGCAAAGAATTATGATGCGGCTTGTACTCCGGATTTTTACTTATTTGACAATCTGAATAAGCTTGTATATCGCGGACAATTAGACGACAGCAGACCCGGAAACGGTATTCCTTTAAGCGGTAGTGATTTACGCGGTGCTATTGATGGTGTCGTTTATAACAGAGGAATCAACCCGGATCAAAAACCAAGTCTGGGCTGCAATATTAAGTGGAAATAA
- a CDS encoding tRNA-binding protein, whose amino-acid sequence MNQETITWGDFEKVEMRVGTILEVNDFPEARKPAYQLTIDFGTEIGIRKSSAQITKHYTKEQLNGRQIVAVVNFPKKQIGKFMSECLVLGAVAGEGDIILLAPDFKIENGLRIA is encoded by the coding sequence ATGAATCAGGAAACAATTACATGGGGTGATTTTGAAAAAGTAGAAATGCGAGTGGGTACCATACTCGAAGTCAACGATTTTCCGGAAGCCCGAAAGCCAGCCTATCAACTTACGATTGATTTCGGGACGGAAATCGGAATTCGAAAATCGTCGGCACAAATCACAAAACATTATACAAAAGAGCAACTTAACGGCCGACAAATTGTTGCGGTTGTCAATTTTCCGAAAAAACAAATAGGAAAATTTATGAGCGAATGTCTGGTTTTGGGCGCTGTTGCAGGTGAAGGAGATATTATATTATTAGCACCCGATTTTAAAATAGAAAACGGTTTACGTATCGCTTAA
- a CDS encoding helix-turn-helix domain-containing protein → MAISDAIIIQNLEFPDTKRPVILCDYDYRQHPILFQMPPHSHDFYEILFFETAGIHYIDFEAVPVLQHRIALILPGQIHYIDDPAIRAKALLFDKNFIDAEAMQLQLLIPFKEAKFADIPTSANPVIQKLLELIRIEQQNATINFSLIRYYVQALLVAIDKYYKPAINQKLHNRLTIIFELIKTFYRTERSTEFYASRLQCAPKYLSTLLKSATGKSLKQHLDDQLLLEIKKQLLGDKPINIIAYELQFEDPSYFGRFFKKHSGYTPLQFREKARLYHNNETYSVSKWLTSN, encoded by the coding sequence ATGGCAATATCCGATGCAATAATAATACAGAACCTTGAATTTCCGGACACCAAACGTCCGGTTATTCTCTGTGATTACGATTACCGGCAACATCCAATATTATTTCAGATGCCGCCGCACAGTCATGATTTTTATGAAATTCTTTTCTTTGAAACCGCAGGGATACACTATATCGATTTTGAAGCCGTTCCGGTTCTGCAACATCGTATCGCCCTGATTTTACCCGGGCAAATACATTATATTGACGATCCGGCTATCCGGGCGAAGGCTTTACTTTTCGATAAAAACTTTATTGATGCCGAAGCAATGCAATTGCAATTATTAATCCCGTTTAAAGAAGCTAAATTTGCTGATATTCCAACCAGCGCTAATCCGGTGATCCAAAAACTTCTGGAGCTGATTCGAATCGAACAACAAAATGCAACGATAAACTTTAGCCTTATCCGATATTACGTTCAGGCACTTTTAGTCGCAATTGATAAATACTACAAACCGGCTATTAACCAAAAGTTACATAACCGGTTGACTATCATTTTTGAATTGATCAAAACATTTTACCGTACTGAAAGAAGCACTGAATTCTATGCTTCCCGATTACAATGCGCTCCAAAATACCTCAGCACACTTCTTAAATCAGCTACAGGAAAATCATTAAAACAGCATTTGGACGATCAGTTACTATTGGAAATCAAAAAACAATTGCTCGGTGATAAACCGATTAATATAATTGCTTACGAATTACAGTTTGAAGATCCGTCCTATTTTGGTCGTTTTTTTAAAAAGCACAGTGGTTATACTCCTTTACAGTTTCGGGAAAAAGCCCGTTTATACCACAATAATGAAACTTATTCCGTTTCAAAATGGCTAACTTCGAATTAA
- a CDS encoding N-acetyltransferase: protein MIRKLQPTEIDETVALWYAVSVKAHDFIAAEYWEANKAEMAQTYLPNSDTYVFIENNTVGGFVSMVDSFLAAIFVATNLQGKGIGKQLIDFVKQQYPSIQLKVYKKNGPSILFYQKQGFVLLEEQTEVTTGETECLMQWQYPMQ, encoded by the coding sequence ATGATACGAAAATTACAACCTACAGAAATCGATGAAACGGTTGCCTTATGGTATGCCGTTTCTGTCAAAGCGCATGATTTTATTGCTGCCGAATACTGGGAAGCAAATAAAGCTGAAATGGCTCAGACCTATCTTCCTAATTCCGACACCTATGTTTTTATCGAAAATAATACCGTCGGAGGATTTGTTTCCATGGTCGATTCATTCTTAGCTGCTATTTTTGTAGCTACCAACCTGCAAGGCAAAGGAATCGGGAAACAACTGATTGATTTTGTCAAACAGCAATATCCGAGCATACAATTAAAAGTTTATAAAAAGAACGGTCCCAGTATCCTATTTTACCAAAAACAGGGTTTTGTACTTCTGGAAGAACAAACAGAAGTTACTACCGGGGAAACCGAATGTTTAATGCAATGGCAATATCCGATGCAATAA